From Pyrenophora tritici-repentis strain M4 chromosome 1, whole genome shotgun sequence, the proteins below share one genomic window:
- a CDS encoding Glyco-hydro-61 multi-domain protein, whose protein sequence is MKTAAVLSAITAVASAHATWQQLWKNGKDLESTCARLPPSNSPVESYTGTALQCNVNPAAAQGKCDFEAGDTVTIEMHQHNSRDCTEQAIGGAHWGPVLAYMSKVEDASTADGSSEFFKVYQNTWAKNPAATQGDNDFWGTKDLNYNCGKLDFTIPKDIAPGDYLLRAEAIALHAAGPSGGAQHYMTCYQLTVTGSGTLEPKGVKFPEAYIASGPGLGFSIHADLDSYPAPGPALIASGTEAKPQLLDFGKISGAPAAPAPGSASKTSAASTVAPSSTSAAVEAAPSSATPAEASSSPAATSAMSTSEPAPISSEVAPTQTPQLSSVAPYPVANSTSTMLPGTATLSTMITAVRPSATSEPSGPIKEYYQCGGINYKGAGQCASGLECKQWNPYYFQCVKPEANQPGPSKGPMPSPSPVAPKPTPSPEAPASTSTAPVAAEPVSATPVAIQPSYPAASPAPIAGVPASGKPSSGKPSSGKPSSSAPASGAPSSGSPGAGAGEKKYTLETFIAMLEKEAGSETAAKMRRMIDALL, encoded by the exons ATGAAGACCGCAGCTGTTCTCTCCGCCATCACGGCCGTAGCCAGTGCCCATGCCACTTGGCAGCAACTTTGGAAGAACGGCAAAGATCTCGAGAGCACCTGCGCCAGGCTGCCCCCGTCGAACAGCCCTGTCGAGAGCTACACAGGCACCGCCCTGCAAT GCAATGTCAACCCTGCTGCTGCTCAGGGCAAGTGTGACTTCGAGGCTGGCGACACAGTGACTATCGAGATGCACCAACACAACTCCCGTGACTGTACCGAGCAGGCTATCGGAGGTGCACACTGGGGACCCGTTCTCGCATACATGTCCAAGGTTGAGGATGCCTCCACTGCCGACGGCTCAAGCGAGTTCTTCAAGGTCTACCAGAACACCTGGGCCAAGAACCCTGCGGCTACCCAGGGAGACAACGACTTCTGGGGCACCAAGGACCTAAACTACAACT GCGGAAAGCTGGACTTCACCATTCCCAAGGACATCGCTCCGGGTGACTACCTCCTTCGTGCTGAGGCCATTGCTCTCCACGCTGCTGGCCCTTCCGGTGGTGCCCAGCATTACATGACCTGCTACCAGCTTACCGTTACTGGAAGCGGTACTCTCGAGCCCAAGGGTGTTAAATTCCCCGAGGCCTACATCGCGAGTGGTCCCGGCCTTGGCTTCTCTATTCACGCCGATCTCGACTCGTACCCCGCTCCTGGCCCTGCTCTCATCGCTAGCGGTACTGAGGCTAAGCCCCAGCTCCTTGACTTTGGCAAAATCTCCGGCGCACCGGCCGCTCCCGCTCCTGGCAGCGCTTCCAAGACATCCGCGGCTTCCACCGTTGCCCCATCTTCCACCAGTGCCGCTGTCGAGGCTGCGCCTTCTTCTGCCACCCCAGCCGaggcttcttcttctccagcTGCCACATCTGCTATGTCTACATCGGAGCCTGCCCCAATCTCGTCCGAGGTTGCCCCTACCCAAACGCCTCAGCTTTCCAGCGTTGCTCCATACCCAGTCGCCAACAGCACTTCAACCATGCTCCCTGGTACCGCAACCCTCTCGACCATGATCACCGCCGTCCGTCCCAGTGCTACATCTGAGCCCTCGGGTCCCATCAAGGAATACTACCAGTGCGGCGGCATCAACTACAAGGGCGCTGGACAGTGTGCTAGTGGTCTCGAGTGCAAGCAGTGGAACCCCTACTACTTCCAATGCGTTAAGCCTGAAGCCAACCAACCCGGTCCCAGCAAGGGCCCCATGCCTTCGCCTTCTCCCGTTGCGCCCAAGCCCACTCCTTCTCCTGAGGCTCCCGCATCTACATCTACTGCCCCAGTTGCTGCTGAGCCTGTGTCTGCTACTCCTGTTGCCATCCAGCCCTCGTACCCTGCAGCTTCTCCTGCGCCCATTGCCGGTGTCCCTGCCTCTGGTAAGCCTTCCTCTGGCAAACCTTCCTCTGGCAAGCCTTCCTCTAGTGCCCCTGCCTCTGGTGCGCCTTCCTCTGGTTCGCCAGGTGCCGGTGCCGGTGAGAAGAAGTACACCCTCGAAACCTTCATTGCTATGCTTGAGAAGGAAGCTGGTAGCGAGACCGCTGCTAAGATGCGCCGCATGATTGATGCTCTCTTGTGA
- a CDS encoding peroxidase multi-domain protein yields the protein MRFSPASFLALATAPTFALNIWPRASSCPAVWTKVAAELQADFAGCTADAHQSIRSSFHDCINNGCDGSLVLTDECGRAENMGLSKICTKIQGWATKYDVGVADMLQFAAAQGISACPLGPKVPILIGRKDSSVAAPLHSVPGSRDPLDSILAAFSAKGFDGKDVVALMGTHSVAFQFFDDPSQAGKTLDSTPNVYDTTFYKETKDGTAPYTLQSDKLLSNSSQTENAWNSFIDNGNAWATAFVDAWARFAVIGNDPSQMVDCSSLVPASRASKKRQAAVAAFTKKMSAKWRL from the exons ATGCGTTTCTCACCAGCATCTTTCCTTGCTCTCGCAACAGCACCAACCTTTGCCCTCAATATCTGGCCCCGCGCCTCCAGTTGCCCTGCAGTCTGGACCAAAGTTGCCGCAGAACTCCAAGCAGACTTTGCCGGATGCACCGCAGATGCCCACCAAAGCATCCGCTCCAGCTTTCATGACTGCATCAATAATGGCTGCGATGGCAGCCTGGTTCTGACCGACGAATGCGGTCGTGCAGAAAATATGGGCCTTTCGAAAATCTGCACCAAGATCCAGGGTTGGGCCACCAAATATGATGTTGGTGTTGCCGACATGCTTCAGTTCGCCGCTGCTCAAGGCATTTCCGCCTGCCCTCTCGGACCAAAAGTACCAATCCTCATTGGGCGTAAAGACAGCAGCGTTGCGGCACCTCTGCACAGCGTACCAGGAAGCCGAGACCCTCTGGACTCTATCCTAGCCGCATTCAGTGCAAAGGGATTTGACGGCAAGGATGTCGTTGCATTAATGGGCACGCACAGTGTCGCCTTCCAGTTCTTCGACGACCCATCACAGGCGGGAAAGACTCTGGACAGTACGCCTAACGTTTATGACACCACATTCTACAAGGAGACCAAGGATGGAACAGCGCCGTACACGCTGCAAAGTGACAAGCTTCTCTCAAATTCGAGCCAG ACTGAGAATGCTTGGAATTCCTTCATCGACAATGGAAATGCGTGGGCAACTGCTTTCGTTGACGCATGGGCTCGCTTTGCTGTTATTGGAAACGACCCCAGCCAAATGGTAGATTGCTCTAGCTTGGTTCCTGCATCAAGGGCCAGCAAGAAGAGGCAGGCTGCTGTTGCCGCATTCACCAAGAAGATGAGTGCCAAGTGGCGGTTGTAA